The Coffea arabica cultivar ET-39 chromosome 9c, Coffea Arabica ET-39 HiFi, whole genome shotgun sequence nucleotide sequence tttatttttattgtatctgataaataaatttatttatgaaaaaattggtactctattcttataatggaggaaagctataaagagctggtcttttattagaaaatggatttatttttattttattcgataaataaatttagttatgaaaaaatgggtactctgttcttatgatggaggaaagccataaagagttggtttTTTTTGGGAAAGTGATACTTTACATAAAGTGACtgcgatttggtttatgaaataatcccaaataaaaatttagaatgaatttatttgttttgaaagttgtataacgATTGTTAAAATGTCAaagattggcaaaaaaattttggggttaCAGAAAGGCAGAgcgaagaaggagaagaattgAATTTTTTGTCCATTACAATTGTTCCGTTAAAAATGGCTCTATTTGGTTTTACCTATTTTTTGTTGGGTAAAATCATTGGTTCTAACGATTAATTCTTCATTTCCCGTCAATTGTTcttaattggccaaaattacgaaactttgaggatgcaatatgtttggggtgaaattttgaggatgaaattgaCCAACCACCCAAACTTTGAGGataaaaagtgcattttttcgtataagatatttaatcaaatgttatttcttgtcttaattttagttatgactatactacatatttattaaatacacatacctttataattaaagttaatatttgatattttaggatgccatatatttaaatagatgaaaattattttgaacataacatattaaaataattttatttatcaATCATTTTGGCCCTCCCTTCAAGGAAAAAATCTTGGTTTCGTCGCTGCCTAGGAGGAAATTGGGGTCTATTGCTAACAAAAGATTgtgaaaatttacctttatatcctaattatttgaaaaaaaatctaatgaacaaattttgcaaaagaaatctTGTTTCTTACCAACAAATTAAGTAACTAATAAAATCACCTTTAATATTGCTttaacatatttaatttatgttaaatacaaattttACCAGTTtctcttttgtaaaaatataagtatattattttttcaattttagttacaaacatttatgtattttatgTAAATGTagtgattcagagtaaaatgcccataaataattagtattttgttgatgtaatgcaaaaaaatccataaagagctggtatatTATGGGCGCaatcttttttactttcaaatatttaaaatttgttaaatgcaaaatctactagttttccttttgtaaaagtataagtataatactttttcaattttagttacaaacatatatgtattttacataaatgtaatgattcagagtaaaatactcataaatagttagtattttgttgatgtaatgcaaaaaaCTCATAAAGAGATGGTATGTTATGGACAAAAAATTTTTACTTTgacatatttaaaatttgttaaatataaaatttgctAGTTTCCCTTTAGTACGTAATACGCTTCCTCTTTAGTGGCCCCACGATGGCTTTGTTTAGTAATTAGTACTGCTTACGCTTTCTcacaaatgttttattttagaCCCTTTATATTTATGTTAATTCCGTGACATCCCAACACATTTTGAGCTTATGCAGTACACAATATTTCCAAACCCCGGTTATAGGTCTCCACTTGCTTTTGTACAAATATTCCCTTCTTGGTCCATACATGTCAGGTTGCAACATGCCACCTTCTTTGCCATATGCTTAACTTTTCACACCTGTCTTCAAATATCCGATTACACTACAGAATTTACCTACATTTGCTTGGGTTGTTCTCTAATTATGGGGaactaaacccctaattctagtcaaggggacagcTGACGaattggttcaacaattactgtgagatctaaaccatttttaattattttcttcatttattgatatttatatgtttcctgcttttaattgttataaccttgtgtatgattggttagtacgcaataattaattattcatatagacTATTTTGCTAATTAGGGATAATTGAATCCATAATTATTCGTTATCCCTATCTctgtagcaactggcgtaattgggtttatatcaggggaacatacgatctaatttaaacaaactctcgcagcgtgtttgttagttaggattgggcctgtctaattattaatgcaatctagaaattaaatcctacggtcgtatttagggttatttttgggttagggaaatggttaacggtcgtaccttaattATCGAGAAATCAAGGAAAGGTTGgctgtttatcgcgtgcatgacaactataactaatctattaataaatgttcgaattatctgtgaatcgatgatcagtgcatgaacaaTTTCTGAAGTaaacccttggctagagtttctcttaattatttcttttaattaattattttctgcatttaaatTGGTTAATTGGCATTTAATCCCAAAACCCCCCATTAATCTtgacttgaaaagaaataaacttCTCGCTAGTGcttgaggagacgaccctacttgtcaCTGTCTATTAGTTAAtgaattcagttaaataattaattcaggtatatcgAACTAGGCAACTTTttgggaacagggtgaatcagaTAATCCATTGCACACGtggagtccctgctccagtactcgaattgattattgacttcttcaggtggtagttagattttatttattattattgcatagattcggcacctgtcaatttttggcgccgttgccgagGACTGgcgttttaaatatttatttctttttgagttcaattttttcttctttttcttgatatttttgctagtttatgccccgTTCTTCTCGCACAAGTGAATTAATATACGATTCTGAGGTTAAGAAGGCAATGCGTAGGCGAAGGCAATGCGTAGGCGAAGGCAAGAGACCAAAAGACGAAAGAAGGGCACTATTCTACTGCAAACGAATCAGTAGAAGACGAATTTAGCATGGCCAACACCCAAACATTAAGGGAGCTGGCTGCCCCGGAATTGACTCACCAGCCCTTGTGCATCACATTCCCCACTTTGGCTGAGAATACCGCCTTCAAGCTGAAGTTGGGGTTGATACATCTCCTACTCTCGTTCCATGGTCTCTCTGGTGAAGAACCCCACAAACACGTCAAGGAGTTCGAAATGATTTGCTCTAACATGAAACCCACTGGGGTCATTGAGGAGCAAAATTAGACTTAGAGCCTTCCCCTTCTCTCTCAAGGATGCAGCGAAGGATTAACTAAACTATCTACCTGCAAGTAATATCACCACGTGGgcacaattgaaaaaaaaaatttctagaaaaattCTTCCCCGCATCCCGGGCTGCGagtttgagaaaagaaatatGCAGCATCAAGCAGTATTCCGGGGAGTCCTTGTACGACTATTGGAAAAGGTTCAACAAATTGTGCACTAGATGCCCGCAGcatcaaattagtgaacaaCTGTTGATCCAGCACTTCTATGAAGGGCTCCAGTCAACTGACAGGAGTATCACTGACGCTGCAAGTGGAGAAGCCCTAGCAAACAAGACACCGAAGGAAGGGTGGGAGTTTATTGAAGCCATGGCAGAGAACTCTCAGCAATTCGGCTATGTGAGAGTAACCTCACTCGTAGGGTTAACGAGGTAGAGACGTCATCCATTCAGCAGCAACTGTCAGAATTGACGTCCGCTGCTAGGTAATTAGGCACGGGGAACACGCCGCGAGCGAAGGTTTGTGGAATCTGCACTAGCATGGACCACTGCACGGCCATATGCCCCCTTTTGCAAGATGACGGGGCAGAACAGGTAAACATGGCCGGAGGCGTGCCCATGCCCCGCAGGCAGTATGACCCGTACTCCAATACGTACAATCTGGGTTGGAGGAACCATCCCAATTTTAGTTATGGGAACAGGCAACAAAATCCATTCCCAAATCGTCCACCAGGATTTCAGCAGCCATGCAACCAAAACCTCAACTCTCGTCCTCCAATTCAGGGAACTCTCTGGAGAATATTGTCAAAAGTTTGGTCACGACTACTACTCAGTTTCAACAGGAGATCAGATCCTTGACCACAAATACCGCTCAGTTTTAGCAGGAAACTAGAGCCTTAACCGTAAGCACTTCCCAATTCCAACAGGACACAAAAGCGAGCATGAAGGACCAAGATGCTCGAATAAGCCAACTGGCAACTACCATCAACCGCTTGGAGTCACACGTTTATGAAAAATTGCCATTGCAACCCGAGGTAAATCCCAGAAATGTAAGTGCCATGACACTGAGAAGTGGCAAGGAACTGGAAGGATCTAAAGtagaaaattcaaaaagcaaaagtgaggaggaaatagaaaagaaaattgtaGAGGAAGGACGTATTAGCGAGAATCCTAGGGTAACATTTACCTCTCCACCCCTTATTAAATCTAACTTACCTCCCTTTCCTTGCAGGTTGGAAAAGACAAAGAAggtagagaaggaaaaaaaacttttgaatgCGTTTCGGAATGTGGAGATTAACATCCCCTTACTGGATGCAATCAAGCAGATACCTAAGTACGTCAAGTTTTTGAAAGATTTATGCACCCACAAAAGGAAGTTAAGGGGTGATGAAAGAGTGGCGGTGGGAGAAAATGTATCGGCAATACTCCAAAGGAAACTCCCTCCCAAGTGTAGGGATCCAGGTATGTTCACAATTCCCTGTAAAATAGGGAGTACCCCAATTAGGAAAGCGATGTTGGATTTAGGAGCGTCAATAAATGTAATGCCTAAAACTATTTATGTCTCCCTTAATCTTGGGCTATTAAAAGGCACGAGCATTATAATCCAACTAGCAGACTGTACCAATGCATACCCAAAGGGGTTAgttgaagatgttttggtacAGGTCAATGAAATAGTCTTCCCTGCAGGTTTCTATGTCCTAGATATGGGGGATGAGAGGGCATTAAACCCGTCACCTATTTTGCTAGATAGGCCATTTTTAAGAACTGTTAGGACAAAAATAGATGTGAATGAGGGTACTTTGTCGATGGAATTTGACGgtgaaattgtaaacttcaatATCTTTGATGCGATGAAATATCCGGATGAGGCTAACTCTGTTTTTGCTTTGAGTGTTATTGAACCCCTTGTACAAGACACATTCGAATTGGATGGGGACGATACACTGGCAGTGGCATTGCCCAAACATCTTGAGTTGAGAGCAACTTTTGATGTAGAAATAAGTGATGAATTATACCGTGCAGTTGAAGTATTGCATTCGCTCCCACCAATTTCTCCAAGGTATGAGTTTACTTCTCTCTTTGTACCAGAACTCAGGCGAAATTGTTGCCTTCTATTACGCAGGCACCTGAGTTGAAACTCAAGCCTCTCCCAAAGCACTTGAAGTATGCATTTCTCGGAGACAATAAAACGCTACCAGTTATCATATTTGCTCACCTTTCACCAAGGCAAGAAGACAACCTTGTTTGTCTTTTTCGATACCATAAGGAGGCGATTAGGTGGAGTATAGCAGATATCAAGGGAATTAGCCCCTTTTTATGCATGCATCGGATCCGGCTTGAGAAGATGCAAAGCCGGTTAGACAGGCACAACGGAGATTGAACTCATTAATGATAGAAGTGGTAAAGAAAGAAATACTTAAGATCCTGAAAGTGGGGATCATTTTCACCATCTCAGACAGTCCTTGGGTGAGTTCAGTCCAAGTAATCCTTAAAAAAGCGGGAGTAACCATAGAAGAGAACCAGGAGGGCGAGATGGTCCCAGTGAGGAAACCTACAGGATGGCGTCAGTACATTGATTACCGACGTCTGAATGCTGTGACGAAGAAGGACCacttccctttcccttttattgatcagatgATAAAGAGGTTAGCTGGTCGTTTCTATTACTGTTTTCTTGATGATTTTTCAGGATATTTTCAGATCGCGATAGCACCGGAGGATCAGGAGAAAACTACATTTACCTGCCCATTTAGCACATTTGCCTATCGGAGGATGCCTTTCGGTCTCTGCAATGCCTCAGCAACTTTTCAGAGGTGTATGGTAAGTATATTCTCTGAATACGTAGAAAAGATTACTGAAatgtttatggatgattttagtgtATATGAAGATAGTTTTGATGAATGCCTTGATAATTTAgatttaattttgaaaagataCATAGAGACCAATTTAGTCCTTAATTAGGAAAAATGTCATTTCATGGTGGAGTATGGTATTATTTTAGGCCATATAGTGTTGGTTAGGAGAATAGAAGTAGACAAAGCAAAGGTCGATATTATTTCTGTTTTACCTTACCCCGTAAGTGTACAAGAAATGAGTTCCTTTTTGGGTCATGCAGGGTTCTACAGGAGATTCATCAGAGATTTCTCAAAAATTGGAGCACCCCTATTCAAATTGTTGTAAAAGGATGTAGCATTTGACTTCACCGAGGAGTGCAAGGTGGCATTTGACAGATTGATATCGCCACCCGTTATCCAACCTCCAGACTGGAGTCTCCTCTTCGAAATTATGTGTTACACGAGTAACTACGCAGTGGGAGTTGTGTTGGGGCAAAGAGTTGGCAGGGCGGCACATGCAATCTACTATGCATCAAAAGCATTGAATGGAGATCAGCTCAACTATTCTACAACAGAGAAAGAATTACTAGCTGTGGTTTTtgcattaaaaaattttaaacctTATTTGTTAGGTGCAAAAGTAACAGTtttctctgatcatgcagcCTTAAGGTACTTGATGACAAAGAATGATGCAAAACCAAGGCTTATCAGATGGATCCTGCTCTTGCAAGAGTTCAACTTGGagataaaagataaaagtaGGACAGAGAATTCGGTTGCTGATCACTTGAGTCGTTTGCTGACACATAAGAAAGAGCAACCATTGAGGGGGACATTTTCAGAAGAGCAACTCCTTGCCTTTGATTCATCTGCACCCTGGTATGCTGacattataaattttttaatgacTAATCAACTGCCTGTAGAGTGGCCAAAAGTTAGGAGAGACAAGTTGAAAAGTGATGCCAAATATTACATTTAGGACAACCCCTACCTTTGGAGACaatgttcggatcaagtactaaGAAGATGTGTAAGTACAGGTGAATTCCACtctgttttaaatttctgtcattCATTTGCATGTGGAAGGCATTTTGGGCCCAAGCGAACAGCTCGCAAGGTGTTGGAAAGTGGCTTTTACTGTCCCACCCTTTTTAAAGATGCATACTTATTTTGCAAATCTTGTGATAGGTGTCAGAGGGTGGGAAATATTATGTtgtttgtgaaaatttttgatgtttgggggatagattttatgggtcTTTTTCCCTTATCTTTtgatttcctatacattttacTTGCGGTAGATTATGTCTCTAAATGTGTGGAAACCAAAGCCACCCGTACTAACGATTCTAGAGTGGTTGCAGAGTTcttaaaatttaatatttttgtccacTTTGGAATGCCAAGAACTGTGGTAAGTGATAGGGGGACACATTTTGTAATAAAACTATCACTGCCCTGTTCCGAAAATACGGCGTGCTCCACAAGGTATCCACACTGTATCACCCGCAAACAAATGGGCAAGTCGAAGTGTCAAACAGGGAGATCAAATCAATTTTGGAGAAGATGGTGCGCCCAgataggaaggattggagtttaaaactagaagacgcactatGAGCGTACAGAACCGCGTATAAGACGCCGATTGGGATGTCACCGTACAGATTAATCTTTGGTAAAGCTTGTCATCTTCCCGTGGAGTTCGAACACAAGACGTTCTGAGCAGTGAAGCAATGCAATATGAACCTGGAAGAAGCGGGGGTTCAAAAGAAATTGCAGCTACAAGAATTGGAGGAGATTAGGAATGAAACATACGAAAATGCCACGATCTataaggaaaagaataaaatctTCCATGATCAGCAAGTCTCTAGGAAATCGTTTAAAGTGGGACAAAAAGTCCTCTTGTATCACTCGAGATTTAAACTTTTTCCCATTAAGTtgcgttctcgttggattggtccCTTTGTCGTTTCTAATGTGtttcattatggtgcagtggagattcaaaatttaaaaacgGAGAAGAAATTCGTGGTGAATGGCCATCGTCTCTAGCCTTATTATGAAGGATTCTCTGTTGAAAAAGTAGAAGTTATACACCTCCAAGATCCACTTATTCTTGCTTGAGGGTTTCGGCCATGTCTAGCCAAAcacgttaaagaaaggcgctacttggaaggcaacccaagactatttgttttagttttcgtacattttttaagttttagttaagtgttagtgtcatTTAGTAGTTTGTTGTTTGGTGGTAGGAAATTGGCAGTTTAAGTGGTCACGTCTAAGGAAAATAGTTGGAAGGCGACGGTCAGAGGACTCTATAGCAGTTAAGTGTGCCCATGCCAGGTGGTCACGTTTAAGGGAAGAAAATTTTCGTCCGCGATCAGAAGACTCTATAGCAGTTAGGCGCGCCCATGCTAAGTGGTCACGCTTAAGGATCAAAAATTTTAATGGATGATCAGAAGACTTAAAAGCACTTAGGCATGCCCACGCCTAAGGCAGGGGTCccttgaaccacaaaaaaaaaatgacgaaAAGATGAAATTGCCcttactccaaaaaaaaaatttcaaagacCCGAAACCCTACTCTTTTCttattcttctttcttttctttttctttcttcttttctttctttttcttcttccccttcTCTTGCTCTGCCCCCCGCCACAACTTGCACGTTCGCCGCCGCCcgctccttttcttcttcttcctttgcttTCTTGTCGCCGTCGCGAGCCGTCCGCCACTGCCAGGCGAGCTCGCAGCAGCGCCAGCAGCGGCGGTCCACCAGCGAACCAGTCGCGCCATTCGCGCGCCTCGCCTCTTCCCTTACGCGACGACAGCGAGCTCCAGCCGAGCTCTCCCTTCGCGCGTGACCAACACCAGAGCGCCTCCTTCAGCCCAGGCGCCCTCCAGCTCACGCGAGCCCAAGTGCGCACCAGCGCGTCATCCGCTATCCTCACGCGCAGGCCAACAGTAGCGGCAACCGAGCAGCCCGCAACATCCGAGCCCAGCACCAGTCCAAGCCGTAGCGTCTCTGTTCAGCCGCGCGCACGGTCACCAGCAGCAGTAGCATAGTGCGCCTCGCCTCGCGCGAGTAGACCTGGCCCGATGTCCGCGCCTGTCCTGGCGAGCGCGACACACGCGCAGTCGCGTCCCTCCACTCCTGTGGCCGCCCCTGCTCTCTACTTCACCTACTGCCAGTCAAAAACTCAGGTgttctctttttcattttctgccACTTTAACTGAGGCCAGATTTTTCGCTTTTGTTAGCTGAGGATAGATTATTAGTCTTTGATTAGCTGAGGCCAAATTTTCGAAATTTTAGCTGAGGACAGATATGGTGTGTTCAATTTGGATGTGGTGATTTTATCTGTAGCTGTTATTGACTAATTGTTCCATATTGGGGTTAAATCGGCAGTATTTGGGTGAAATTTAGCTGCTTACatatttaattagtttttgggggttgttttgctatttacatgtttaattagtttttggaTAAGTTTCTGTTCCGTTTGTGCAAGTGTTTGTGTGTGGGAGTTGTGACTGGGAATCATTTACTTTGTTGCTATTTGTTGACTTCTTTTAAACACCATTACCTTGCTTTTGCCTTGTTAGCTGATATCCAATGACTAAACCAAAATCTAAAGGTAAGAACAAACCTTCCACCTCCACCCCACAGCCTACGGTCCCCTTGGGTGGACCTGCCCCAGTGACTGGTCCGGGAGGGCTCCGGACCCGCCTTGGGCAGAATACGGAGGTTCATATCTCCTCTCCGACCTATTTTGGTGGTCATTTGACCTTCACCCGAGCTGCTGACAAGGAGTAGTATGCCTCAGCTTGCACAAGGAAGATAATTCCTTGTAAATATATCCACGGTCCTACACTTGATCTCCTAAATTTTAGGGATGAGGTCACGAAGCATTTAGCTGACATAAGTTGGACCCGCTATGCTGCTATCATTCTATCTGCTTTTACTGAACTGACGTGAAAATACTATACTACTTTTGAGTTTAATATCCATGATAAATTCTCCGTTACCACTCTTGGGATAGTAAGGTTTAGATTAATGGGTAGAGAGTTCACCCAATCTATCACTGAATTTAATTTGGCCCTTGAGTTCATTGATATTCCCTACTCCCAGAGTGAGGAATGTATGCACAGTGTGTGCGAGTACACGAAaccatttttctctcataaCATTGGTTATTTGAGAGATTTGTCGATTGACCGACACAACTATGACCCCAGCCAGTCTAAGATATCTTTTCTTAAGAGTCCCGTCTATCGTTATTTACATAGATTTATGACTTACAGTTTCTCTGGTAGAAAGGATAGTTCGGGTATTTTGACCAAACCCgagtttcttttcatttggtgCATGGTTACTCGGACTAAGGTCAATTTGGGTTGCTAGTTTGCCCTCCACTTTCGAACCgtgttaaataagaaaaataagccATTAATTTTAGACTCATTTATCACTCAATTGGCTGTAAATCTTGGGGTTTTGGACTTGAATAATCATAATTTGTATCGTACTTGTACTATAGAACTCCTCGATTTAGTTTGTTTGGAGAAAATAAGTGTTGTGCAACAGGTGAATGGCGTTTTCCAGTTTGCTCCCCCGAGACCAATCTCTGTTGCTCCGAAGCGCAGAGCTTCCAAATCCACCGCCCCAGAGGCCGGTGGTCCTTCCACGGATGCCTCCGGACCGTCCTCTTCGGCGCCTCCACCGTCTCCCTCCGCCGATAGCTAGTTTGCAACCCTTCGGTTCCAGATGCAGCACATGGACACTCGCATGGAGCGAATAGAGCGTCAAATGGCCGGAATGGCCCAGAATTTAGCGCAATATCTCCATCACGTG carries:
- the LOC140014215 gene encoding uncharacterized protein, with protein sequence MAGGVPMPRRQYDPYSNTYNLGWRNHPNFSYGNRQQNPFPNRPPGFQQPCNQNLNSRPPIQGTLWRILSKDTKASMKDQDARISQLATTINRLESHVYEKLPLQPEVNPRNVSAMTLRSGKELEGSKVENSKSKSEEEIEKKIVEEGRISENPRVTFTSPPLIKSNLPPFPCRLEKTKKVEKEKKLLNAFRNVEINIPLLDAIKQIPKYVKFLKDLCTHKRKLRGDERVAVGENVSAILQRKLPPKCRDPGMFTIPCKIGSTPIRKAMLDLGASINVMPKTIYVSLNLGLLKGTSIIIQLADCTNAYPKGLVEDVLVQVNEIVFPAGFYVLDMGDERALNPSPILLDRPFLRTVRTKIDVNEGTLSMEFDGEIVNFNIFDAMKYPDEANSVFALSVIEPLVQDTFELDGDDTLAVALPKHLELRATFDVEISDELYRAVEAPELKLKPLPKHLKYAFLGDNKTLPVIIFAHLSPRQEDNLVCLFRYHKEAIRWSIADIKGISPFLCMHRIRLEKMQSRLDRHNGD